Below is a genomic region from Nitrospira sp..
ATTGGCAGCGGTAGCAAAACTTCACTTCAAAACAACGAAAGCCGTGATGGGGGAGACGTGAGCGATGGCTCGCTTGGCCGTACAGCTGCGTAGCCACCTCGCCACTCTTGGGTGAAGTCACCCAGCCAACCCTAGTCGCGCGAAGATGAGGCCTCGCTCAACAGCGCTTGGAAATGGAAGGGACCTCTTTGGGGGAAGAGAATCAGTGGAATCACCAGGGTGAGGCGGTTCGCCAAGATCGAACCCCCGGCTACAACATCCCTTTCGTCGACAACACGTTGCCCGCCAGACGCTCTTCGATAGTCGTCGCCTGATCAAGCGCCTTCGCCAACGCCTTGAAGATCGCCTCCATAATGTGATGCGGATTGCGACCGTACAGCAGATTGACGTGCAGGTTGAGTCCCCCATGTGTCACGAATGCCTGGAAAAAGTCCTCGAACAATCCCAGATCGAATGACTTGATTTTACGATCTGGTAGGTTGACGTTGTAGACCAAAAAAGGCCGGCCGCTCAAATCAACGGTCACCTGCGCCAACGTCTCATCCAGGGGAGCGGAAGCAAAGCCGAATCGTTTGATGCCGGCCCTTTCGCCTAGGGCTTGATAGAGCGCCTTGCCCATGACGATTCCCACGTCCTCGACCGTGTGGTGTTCGTCAATATCGATATCGCCCTTGGCCTTGACCGCGAGATCGAAAAATCCGTGCCTTGCCAGCAATTCGAGCATGTGATCGAAGAACCGGATGGAAGTGTCGATCGTGCTTCGCCCACTGCCATCCAACACCCATTCGACACGGATATCCGTCTCCTTCGTCGCCCGATGAATGGAAGCCTGTCGTGAAGGCGCGCCGTCCTTTTTCATGCGAACCTGCTTTGAGCCGACTTCGCATGGGCATCGAAGCCCTCGATGTGAGCGAATCGGACGAGATGATCTTTCACCTTGCTCAGTTCCTCCTTCGTGTAATGCACGATGTTGCTCACTTTCAGGTAGTCGAGAACCGACAAGGCCGAAAAGAACTTGGCGGTGCCTCCGGTCGGCAGGACATGATTCGGGCCGGCAATATAGTCTGCGACCGAGGGCGGAGTATATCGGCCCAAGAATAGCGCTCCGGCGTGACGAACCTTCTCCAAGTAGTCAAACGGCTGGTCCACTGACAGTGTCAGATGCTCAGGGGCGATCTGGTTGGCCACGTCGATGGCTTCGTCCATCGTCGTCACGACAAACGCCACGGAATGTCTCGCCACGGACTTGGCGGCGATCTTCTCCCGCTGCAACCCCCGCAGTTGTTGCTCCAGCAGTCTTCCGACGTCCTTCGCAAGCGATGCGGATGTCGTCACAAGCCATACTTGAGCGTCTTCGTCATGCTCGGCCTCGCACAGCAGATCCGCCGCCACATGGGCCGGATTCGCGTCGTCATCGGCGACTACCAGTAATTCGCTCGGGCCCGCCACCATGTCGACACCCACCGTTCCGTACAATAGGCGCTTGGCCGTTGCTACGTAAATGTTCCCGGGTCCCACGATCTTGTCGACCTTTGGGATGGACGTTGTCCCGAACGCCAAGGCCCCGATCGCCTGTACTCCGCCGACGCGGAAAATATCCGTGACACCGGCGATATCCGCCGCAACGAGTAAATACGGATTGATTCCGGCCTTCTGCGGCGGGGTGCACATCACGATGCGGGAGACGCCCGCGACCTTCGCCGGAATGGCGCTCATCAGCACCGTCGAAGGATATACCGCCTTCCCGCCCGGCACATAGACGCCCACGGCATCGATCGGTGTCACGACCTGGCCCAGCGTCGCCTCGCCGTCCTGATACATCCAGGTTTTCGTGCGCTGCCGCTCGTGGAACGCCGCGATCCTCTGGGCGGCGAATCGAAGGGCATCGCCTTCGTCCTTTCTGATACGGTGATAGGCATCCTTGATCTCATCGGAGGTCACTTTGAGATCACTCACCTTGAGAGCGACCTTGTCGAACTGCTTCGTGTAGCGCAGCACGGCCTTGTCACCACCCCGCTCCACTGTCTGCAACAGGGTGTGCACCGTCCTCTCAGCCGCGGCTCCTTGAGCCCGCGCCCGCGCGACAACTTTTCTCAGGACCGGAGCAAATGCACGGTCTGTCGAGGCAATAATTCTCATGCAGAGACCCGCTTGGCCTTACGACTCGTCCGGCTTCGTCCGGGCGCCGCAACCAAGGCGGAGGGCCGCCGTATGATCGTGGCTTTTCGAAGCTTCTGAATGAGCTCGGTTACGGCGGCATGTTTGAGTTTCAGACTGGCTCGATTGACGATCAGACGCGCCGTCGACGTCGCAATGCACTCGACCTCGACAAGGTCGTGGGTCTTGAGCGTATTGCCGGTCTCGACCAGATCCACGATACGATCAGCAAGACCCACAAGGGGTGCCAGCTCAATCGACCCGTACAGCTTG
It encodes:
- the hisB gene encoding imidazoleglycerol-phosphate dehydratase HisB, which encodes MKKDGAPSRQASIHRATKETDIRVEWVLDGSGRSTIDTSIRFFDHMLELLARHGFFDLAVKAKGDIDIDEHHTVEDVGIVMGKALYQALGERAGIKRFGFASAPLDETLAQVTVDLSGRPFLVYNVNLPDRKIKSFDLGLFEDFFQAFVTHGGLNLHVNLLYGRNPHHIMEAIFKALAKALDQATTIEERLAGNVLSTKGML
- the hisD gene encoding histidinol dehydrogenase — translated: MRIIASTDRAFAPVLRKVVARARAQGAAAERTVHTLLQTVERGGDKAVLRYTKQFDKVALKVSDLKVTSDEIKDAYHRIRKDEGDALRFAAQRIAAFHERQRTKTWMYQDGEATLGQVVTPIDAVGVYVPGGKAVYPSTVLMSAIPAKVAGVSRIVMCTPPQKAGINPYLLVAADIAGVTDIFRVGGVQAIGALAFGTTSIPKVDKIVGPGNIYVATAKRLLYGTVGVDMVAGPSELLVVADDDANPAHVAADLLCEAEHDEDAQVWLVTTSASLAKDVGRLLEQQLRGLQREKIAAKSVARHSVAFVVTTMDEAIDVANQIAPEHLTLSVDQPFDYLEKVRHAGALFLGRYTPPSVADYIAGPNHVLPTGGTAKFFSALSVLDYLKVSNIVHYTKEELSKVKDHLVRFAHIEGFDAHAKSAQSRFA